A window of Castanea sativa cultivar Marrone di Chiusa Pesio chromosome 8, ASM4071231v1 genomic DNA:
tttatttttttaaaattaatttaattttatcgTTCATGTGTCTTTCAAATATATTGGCTGTGGTATTGAATTATCTTTCTTGAACGTTTCTGGCTGAATCCAATTTTATGAGATGGATTTAGTTTGGGAAAAGGAGAATGACCAACAGATTAGTAAGTGGATGATTTGGGAATAGAATATGTTCTCTAGAATGAAAATGGAAGAGCATTTTATCTACAACTTTGAAGCATGTCCTGTGATTGCCCACCTTTGTGCTTTTTGGTGCTACCCATTTGGCCATTTCTACATAGAGCATGGtctattatttatttcaaaaattcgTCTCACGTCATATGTGGGATACGTGGAAGAGTTAAAACTATTTAAGACACAAAGAGACGCTCTAGTGGCTTTAGAATCTCCCCGTTGCACTTGCAGATGTATAACTTTTGCTGCAGGATCAAGGCTTTGGCAAAGACTAGAGAGTCCTTAGGGCTAAATATTAGAATGACCAAATCGTGCAAGGATGAAGAAATTTTCTCTAGATGCTATTGTGTTAGAATAAATGCAGAATCGAAGAGAGGCATAAGTGAAAATGACTTTTGGTTGAAAAGACTTTTCAACTTCATTGTGAGTTACTAGCATTTGTTTGAGTGGCATTAAAAAGATAGCTTTTTGATGGCCAGAGTTTGTTTAATCTTCTCTCAAATGGTTCGGGAAGTGGGTCTTGAATGACATTGTAGTAATGTTTTTGGGTTGAGATTCATGGTTCCTTTTACTATTATTCGGATAGGTCATGTTCTTTTCTTTGGACTTTCGGTTGATGTTGAGTTACACCCACATGCACCTCACATGCAGAGCCAGAGATATCTGGCTCCAAGTTTACTCTGGATGGAGTTTGCTGAAGTCTTTTGAGGCCTCTTTGCGTACTGAACTCTTAACAACTTATGTCAGGTAGCGAATCAAGATGGTTTTCAGATTTCACTGTACTTCTCCATAGACATTTAGCTCTTTGAGATCTGATttttcccatatatatatatatatatatatatatatatatatattgccatTGCTTAATGCTTAGAAGGCATGTCAAACTGAAGTCTATTAAATAGATAGTTTACTCGAATTGAACTTGTGCGAGATTTGGTTGGTTTCTAAACAATAATATCATTGAATGATCATCGTTTCATGATTGCCTTCTCTGGATCATTGTATTACTATAAAATGAACCAAAGCCACATAGAGTCTGTTATGAGTTATCTCATTTCACAAAAAGAATTcgcttttattattaatattttttaatgattgtaaTCTGAATTTTTTAGTGGCTGAATCTTCCTCTTTAGTTTCTGTGCAATGCTGTGATTTGATAGTTAATGAAAGTACCACTTAAAAAGGAGCTCGTGCAATAGAGATAAAATATTACTGGTTGAAAGGGACGAATGGCCGTGCACAATGCTTGAAGGAATCCAAGTGGGGTTTctgctctttttcttttcttttctttccgcCCTTCtcttttattggtaattttttttttcagttgtcGAGTGGGCCTGCTTTAGAGTCAGGTCCCATTATCTTTGTCTGTTCTCCTTTCGGGGTTGGTGCTTGCGTCCTATTATCGCGTTGGTCTAACAGGATCCATTCCTTTAGAAATGTGCGTTATGCAGCCAGGCAGTGAATTGGTTTGGCAAGATCCATTCCTCGATATTGGATGCCTGTCATCGTCACCTCTCTCACTTTTATTTCGTGGAGTTCGAGAGATGTGATTGATATTTTAGTCTTTTCCTCGTATTCTTTTGAAGAGATTGATTTTTAGACTCAAACCTAAGATATGTTTTAGTATATGTTTTTGGGTGCAAAAACACTTACCATCACATCAAGCCTCGACCTCTTAGTTGGAATCACacgtatcttttcttttttggttttgaacttATTGATAGTTGGATATTAACATCTTGTGTGGCGAAAATTAAGTAGTCTTGCTAATGTTAGATGTTTCACTATGCTAACTATCACTCAGCCATTGGTTGGTGGagtaagattaaaaaaatatggggCATATTTGCTTCAAATTCAAAGTAGCGTGAAATCAGTTCAACAATAGAATTATTATAATTTCGAGTTATGGAATTGGCAATCTCAAAATAATTAGAACTGTGGCTCCTATTACTCTCCCCCTAATATTATTCAAAGGCAGAGACAGTAGAATAAATTTGGTGGCAGAGGATGATCGTCATTCTGAACTTCCTGTCTTCCATTTTTGATCTAGTTGCAAAGGATTGATTGTCCCCAAGAGTAGCTGATGGACAATAGACATCCTGCTGTAGCTTTCATTGGAAATCACAGAAGTTTATCTGCTATATCTTACACCCTTTCCTAATATCATTGATAGCATGCAGCTTATTTTCTTTCTGAGTTTAAATGGTCCATTTCCAACACAGCTCCCATCCTGTTCCAAAAGTGGCAACTAATGTCATATTCTGGGTTGTGCGATAATTTTCAACTACCCTGTAAAGAGGAGTCGAACCATGGATGACCCAAAAGCAGAAATGTAACAAGATCCAAAAGGCAGCTATGGTGAAGAAACATTAGAAGCATGAAGCAAGAATGTGGCTGATGATCACTTGAAGGATCCCACAAAATATCTCTCTGTTCCGTATGAAGCATTGTACAACCTTGTAGAGTGATATTTTTGTATCAGCTGGCCTCTATCCAACTGCATCCGGGAAATTTTCTTAACTTTCGTTTCTTCATTATTCTCTTCAACCTTACAACATTCCCCCAACTTCCAGCATCAGCATACAAACTTGACAGTAGCAAATTGTTTCCTACACTGTCAGGCTCAAGCTCTGACAAATGCTCAGCTGCTACTTCAGCAAGATCTACATTCCCATGATTCCTGCACGCCCCTAGTAATGCACCCCATACAAATAAATCAGGCTCAACGTGCATTCTCTTAATCATATCATAAGCTTCAGCAAGTTTTCCAGCTCTACCAAGAAGATCCACCATGCATGCATAATGCTCAAGTCTTGGCATAATCCTgtatttttcttgcatcaagCGGAACAGTCTCTCTCCAAATTCAACCATCCCTGCATGGCTACAAGCAGTTAGAACTGCTGTGAAAGTCAGGTGATCAAGCTTCTTTCCATCTTCCTTCTCCATCTGATTGAACAGCTCAATTGCTTCATTGCAGTGCCCATGATTTGCGTACCCAAATATCATTGAATTCCAAGTAACCGTGTTCTTCTCAGACATTTGATAGAACAAATTCCCTGCTTCAGCTATAAAGCCACATTTTGAGTACATGTCAACAAGAGCACtccttacaaatatatcattctcAACTCCAATCACCAATGCATACCCATGAATCTCCTTCCCGCACTTTACATTAGCCACGGTTGCACAAGCAGGTAAGAGACTACTTATTGTAGCAGAAGTCGGATAGAACCCATGATCCAACAACTTTCTAAACATAGCAAACGCCTCATCATTACGGAAATTCTGCACAAATCCTGATATAACTGACGTAAAAGATACCACATCAGGCTCAACCCCATTGCTATACATCAAACTAAACAGTTCAGATACCATTACTTGATCACCCTTTTGTGAAAACCCAGCTATTAAGCTATTCCAAGTCACTACATTAGGCTTCACTCCTAAAGCTTGCATCTTTTTCACCAAATCCAATGCTTCTTTGGCAAACCCATGTTGAGCATAGCCCGAAACCATTGCATTCAACGCCACCAAATCCTTTTCAACCATTCCATCATATACCCGCCACGCCTTTTCAACTTGGCCACATTTGGAGTACATATCAATCAATGCACTATTCACAAAAGCATCAGATTCAAATGAACACTTAAAAACTACCCCATGTACTTTCTCCCCGGATTTTCGGTCCAAGACATGACCACAGGCTTTGAGAATGCTGGGAATGACAAACTTGTTTGGCCTCAATCCTTGTCCTTGCATCTCACGGAACACAACCAGAGCTTCCTGGTAAAAGTCGCACCGAGCATAGGCTCCGATAAGGGCGATCCAACGGTGTATAT
This region includes:
- the LOC142607220 gene encoding pentatricopeptide repeat-containing protein At5g59600 → MVYVSSPLLHLLQGCTPLKPPIIYRSFQTPPDAYIKHIEVFAQDRALHSGKKLHAHLITTGLARLTHFAAKLIALYTVCGELSHARKLFDKIPTTNIHRWIALIGAYARCDFYQEALVVFREMQGQGLRPNKFVIPSILKACGHVLDRKSGEKVHGVVFKCSFESDAFVNSALIDMYSKCGQVEKAWRVYDGMVEKDLVALNAMVSGYAQHGFAKEALDLVKKMQALGVKPNVVTWNSLIAGFSQKGDQVMVSELFSLMYSNGVEPDVVSFTSVISGFVQNFRNDEAFAMFRKLLDHGFYPTSATISSLLPACATVANVKCGKEIHGYALVIGVENDIFVRSALVDMYSKCGFIAEAGNLFYQMSEKNTVTWNSMIFGYANHGHCNEAIELFNQMEKEDGKKLDHLTFTAVLTACSHAGMVEFGERLFRLMQEKYRIMPRLEHYACMVDLLGRAGKLAEAYDMIKRMHVEPDLFVWGALLGACRNHGNVDLAEVAAEHLSELEPDSVGNNLLLSSLYADAGSWGNVVRLKRIMKKRKLRKFPGCSWIEAS